A window from Primulina huaijiensis isolate GDHJ02 chromosome 13, ASM1229523v2, whole genome shotgun sequence encodes these proteins:
- the LOC140956281 gene encoding alkylated DNA repair protein ALKBH6 homolog isoform X1, translated as MDVETSALEEFVVGFVPTVFYLPDYVTAAEEEQLLNNIYKAPISKWRTLKNRRLQNWGGIVHDKGLLAQGLPPWLEHVTHRIYAESKLFPSAINHVLINEYLFDQGIMPHQDGPAYVPVVAILSLGSPVIMNFTPHQSFKNAGGMTGINNDTISESAPSHMNESLSEHRPFSVALMSRSLLIFKDAAYSDYLHGIEDSELQLYDEAINVNNALLGDGQVPAISDLKIVSSSSEYGGGTIIHRTGTRISLTCRVVLKVHKSLVKLKI; from the exons ATGGACGTAGAAACTTCGGCATTAGAAGAATTTGTTGTCGGTTTCGTGCCGACCGTGTTTTACCTTCCCGACTATGTTACCGCAGCCGAAGAAGAGCAGCTCTTGAATAAT ATTTATAAAGCTCCCATTTCAAAGTGGAGAACTTTGAAGAACAGGAGACTACAAAATTGGG GAGGTATTGTGCATGACAAGGGCCTTCTCGCGCAGGGTT TGCCACCTTGGCTAGAACATGTTACTCATAGGATCTATGCAGAATCAAAGCTTTTCCCGTCAGCAATCAATCATGTGCTTATCAATGAATACCTTTTTGATCAAGGAATAATG CCACACCAGGATGGACCTGCTTATGTACCTGTGGTGGCAATTTTGTCTCTTGGATCACCTGTTATTATGAACTTTACTCCCcatcaaagttttaaaaatgCTGGAGGGATGACGGGCATCAATAATGATACAATTTCTGAATCAGCACCTTCGCATATGAATGAATCATTGAGTGAACATCGTCCGTTTTCTGTAGCACTAATGTCGCGCAGCTTGCTGATATTTAAAGATGCGGCGTACTCAG ATTACTTGCATGGCATAGAAGATAGTGAACTGCAGCTATATGACGAg GCTATCAATGTCAATAACGCTCTTCTAGGCGATGGACAAGTTCCGGCCATCTCCGATTTGAAGATTGTAAGTAGCAGCAGCGAATATGGAGGAGGCACCATCATTCACAGGACTGGTACGAGAATTTCTCTGACGTGCCGAGTAGTGTTGAAAGTCCATAAAAGTTTGGTAAAACTTAAGATATAG
- the LOC140956281 gene encoding alkylated DNA repair protein ALKBH6 homolog isoform X2: protein MDVETSALEEFVVGFVPTVFYLPDYVTAAEEEQLLNNIYKAPISKWRTLKNRRLQNWGGIVHDKGLLAQVPPWLEHVTHRIYAESKLFPSAINHVLINEYLFDQGIMPHQDGPAYVPVVAILSLGSPVIMNFTPHQSFKNAGGMTGINNDTISESAPSHMNESLSEHRPFSVALMSRSLLIFKDAAYSDYLHGIEDSELQLYDEAINVNNALLGDGQVPAISDLKIVSSSSEYGGGTIIHRTGTRISLTCRVVLKVHKSLVKLKI, encoded by the exons ATGGACGTAGAAACTTCGGCATTAGAAGAATTTGTTGTCGGTTTCGTGCCGACCGTGTTTTACCTTCCCGACTATGTTACCGCAGCCGAAGAAGAGCAGCTCTTGAATAAT ATTTATAAAGCTCCCATTTCAAAGTGGAGAACTTTGAAGAACAGGAGACTACAAAATTGGG GAGGTATTGTGCATGACAAGGGCCTTCTCGCGCAGG TGCCACCTTGGCTAGAACATGTTACTCATAGGATCTATGCAGAATCAAAGCTTTTCCCGTCAGCAATCAATCATGTGCTTATCAATGAATACCTTTTTGATCAAGGAATAATG CCACACCAGGATGGACCTGCTTATGTACCTGTGGTGGCAATTTTGTCTCTTGGATCACCTGTTATTATGAACTTTACTCCCcatcaaagttttaaaaatgCTGGAGGGATGACGGGCATCAATAATGATACAATTTCTGAATCAGCACCTTCGCATATGAATGAATCATTGAGTGAACATCGTCCGTTTTCTGTAGCACTAATGTCGCGCAGCTTGCTGATATTTAAAGATGCGGCGTACTCAG ATTACTTGCATGGCATAGAAGATAGTGAACTGCAGCTATATGACGAg GCTATCAATGTCAATAACGCTCTTCTAGGCGATGGACAAGTTCCGGCCATCTCCGATTTGAAGATTGTAAGTAGCAGCAGCGAATATGGAGGAGGCACCATCATTCACAGGACTGGTACGAGAATTTCTCTGACGTGCCGAGTAGTGTTGAAAGTCCATAAAAGTTTGGTAAAACTTAAGATATAG
- the LOC140956281 gene encoding alkylated DNA repair protein ALKBH6 homolog isoform X3 codes for MDVETSALEEFVVGFVPTVFYLPDYVTAAEEEQLLNNIYKAPISKWRTLKNRRLQNWVPPWLEHVTHRIYAESKLFPSAINHVLINEYLFDQGIMPHQDGPAYVPVVAILSLGSPVIMNFTPHQSFKNAGGMTGINNDTISESAPSHMNESLSEHRPFSVALMSRSLLIFKDAAYSDYLHGIEDSELQLYDEAINVNNALLGDGQVPAISDLKIVSSSSEYGGGTIIHRTGTRISLTCRVVLKVHKSLVKLKI; via the exons ATGGACGTAGAAACTTCGGCATTAGAAGAATTTGTTGTCGGTTTCGTGCCGACCGTGTTTTACCTTCCCGACTATGTTACCGCAGCCGAAGAAGAGCAGCTCTTGAATAAT ATTTATAAAGCTCCCATTTCAAAGTGGAGAACTTTGAAGAACAGGAGACTACAAAATTGGG TGCCACCTTGGCTAGAACATGTTACTCATAGGATCTATGCAGAATCAAAGCTTTTCCCGTCAGCAATCAATCATGTGCTTATCAATGAATACCTTTTTGATCAAGGAATAATG CCACACCAGGATGGACCTGCTTATGTACCTGTGGTGGCAATTTTGTCTCTTGGATCACCTGTTATTATGAACTTTACTCCCcatcaaagttttaaaaatgCTGGAGGGATGACGGGCATCAATAATGATACAATTTCTGAATCAGCACCTTCGCATATGAATGAATCATTGAGTGAACATCGTCCGTTTTCTGTAGCACTAATGTCGCGCAGCTTGCTGATATTTAAAGATGCGGCGTACTCAG ATTACTTGCATGGCATAGAAGATAGTGAACTGCAGCTATATGACGAg GCTATCAATGTCAATAACGCTCTTCTAGGCGATGGACAAGTTCCGGCCATCTCCGATTTGAAGATTGTAAGTAGCAGCAGCGAATATGGAGGAGGCACCATCATTCACAGGACTGGTACGAGAATTTCTCTGACGTGCCGAGTAGTGTTGAAAGTCCATAAAAGTTTGGTAAAACTTAAGATATAG